The nucleotide window TGCCTCACAAACAGGGCGAACCTCTCGACGACAAAACCGAAGGCCATAATCGCGATGCTCGTCCTTATCCACGCAAGGAAGGTCCGCTCGTTCGCCATGTG belongs to Thermodesulfovibrionales bacterium and includes:
- a CDS encoding DUF202 domain-containing protein, which gives rise to MEERESGKVRNRRVHMANERTFLAWIRTSIAIMAFGFVVERFALFVR